The Fluviicola sp. genome contains a region encoding:
- a CDS encoding NYN domain-containing protein: MKTAILVDGGFFIRRYKYINGFESDDTPEIMAKNLVLYCFKHIQKVNNYRSKYSLIPTELYRIYYYDATPFDGDSHNPITNRLFNFKKTEQYKFRNDLFSELKKQRKIALRLGFLKNSSKEWVIRPKHTKPLLNGKMTISELTEDDIEFPLKQKAVDMKIGLDIATLAFKEQVDQIILIAGDSDFVPAAKFARRKE, encoded by the coding sequence ATGAAAACTGCTATTCTGGTTGACGGTGGATTTTTTATCCGCCGATACAAATATATCAATGGCTTTGAATCAGATGATACTCCTGAAATAATGGCCAAAAATCTGGTTCTGTATTGTTTTAAACACATTCAAAAGGTTAACAATTACAGAAGCAAATATTCGCTAATTCCAACAGAATTGTATCGCATTTATTATTATGATGCAACCCCATTTGACGGAGATTCACATAATCCAATCACTAATCGTCTATTTAATTTCAAAAAAACAGAACAATACAAATTTAGAAACGATCTATTCTCTGAATTAAAGAAACAACGAAAAATTGCCCTTCGCCTGGGATTCTTAAAAAATAGTTCTAAAGAATGGGTAATTCGTCCGAAACATACAAAACCTTTATTAAATGGAAAAATGACTATTTCCGAATTAACTGAAGATGATATCGAGTTTCCGCTGAAACAAAAAGCAGTAGATATGAAAATAGGTTTGGACATTGCTACTTTAGCATTTAAAGAACAAGTCGATCAAATTATACTTATTGCAGGAGATAGCGACTTCGTTCCTGCTGCTAAATTTGCGCGGCGAAAGGAGTAG
- a CDS encoding acyltransferase, with translation MIQNFKSISHFKGLNTLRFIAAFLVVLHHAESLRKDHGLKNHLKDFGLFQNGAHAVSFFFVLSGFLITYLLLKEREAKNDISVKQFYIKRIFRIWPLYFLMVIIGAIIQPYFIEWFNIPYKMPYTIGETWYYFVFFVPGMVNYFFGSNLLEPLWSIGVEEVFYLIWAPLFKWLKKHVLKLLLGVIAFKLILITINTYWALPGVLNYLIRIHQFEAMAIGGLGAYLVFHYGKQINTSWIYSLPAQIGLYSLILVFIVFGANIQSDIWKFFFDQPIVSAIVPNALFLYLIIGVSVVEKNLFTLENRVFSYLGEISYGIYMFHLLILSQIIELLKGFVAGSGMFLETLFYYGVSIPLIIGVCVLSKRTLEAYFERRKKKVLQKMNN, from the coding sequence ATGATTCAGAACTTCAAATCCATTTCTCATTTCAAAGGTTTAAATACCTTGCGTTTTATTGCAGCATTCCTGGTGGTTTTGCATCATGCGGAATCTTTGCGGAAAGATCACGGACTGAAGAACCACTTAAAAGACTTCGGGTTGTTTCAGAATGGAGCGCACGCCGTAAGTTTCTTCTTTGTCCTGAGCGGTTTTTTAATTACTTATCTCCTGCTGAAAGAACGGGAAGCAAAGAACGATATTTCTGTCAAACAATTCTATATCAAACGCATCTTCCGCATTTGGCCCTTGTATTTTTTGATGGTCATTATCGGCGCAATTATTCAGCCGTATTTCATTGAATGGTTCAATATTCCGTATAAAATGCCTTATACCATTGGCGAAACGTGGTATTACTTTGTCTTCTTCGTTCCGGGAATGGTCAATTATTTCTTCGGGAGTAATTTATTGGAACCGCTTTGGTCGATCGGTGTGGAGGAAGTCTTTTACCTTATTTGGGCACCGCTTTTCAAGTGGTTGAAAAAACATGTCCTGAAGTTGCTTTTGGGTGTTATTGCGTTCAAACTGATCTTGATCACGATCAATACATATTGGGCTTTGCCCGGAGTTTTGAACTACCTGATCCGGATTCACCAGTTTGAAGCCATGGCAATCGGTGGTTTGGGAGCGTACCTGGTTTTTCATTATGGAAAGCAGATCAACACTTCCTGGATTTACAGCCTTCCGGCGCAGATCGGTTTGTATTCCCTGATCCTTGTTTTCATTGTTTTCGGAGCGAATATACAATCGGATATCTGGAAGTTCTTCTTCGATCAACCCATTGTTTCGGCCATTGTTCCGAATGCGTTGTTCCTGTACCTGATTATCGGTGTTTCGGTGGTTGAAAAGAATTTGTTTACACTTGAAAACCGCGTATTCTCTTACCTGGGAGAAATTTCCTACGGTATTTACATGTTCCACTTACTGATCCTGTCGCAGATCATCGAATTGCTGAAAGGCTTCGTAGCCGGTTCGGGCATGTTCCTGGAAACATTGTTCTATTATGGGGTGTCCATTCCGCTGATTATCGGGGTTTGCGTACTTTCAAAGCGAACGCTGGAGGCGTATTTCGAACGCAGGAAGAAGAAGGTCTTGCAGAAAATGAACAATTAA
- a CDS encoding LETM1-related biofilm-associated protein, which produces MLNFASMFAPGSKGWIAKYLQLIEAGELSVDLKKPADLTRAEFNHYTLSQTGIIFGYPSKLLFGKNLDTSKWTHDEQLTVLLFESLLFTHMNIQGRTKLRADEFLNDLNIFYKKHRVQSLSSVLTFFLKESASEKIERILEKRTDVPKNLTNTKSWMSYFNNSFIYLDVILFEDFLKNKRKQTLDYQKLALLALGIISISAYSDGEIQEHEKNLFNTFLLSADLDSDEKELAKLRFREGITLNELTCDLVDSWNFKRYLLDLSVLTMHMNQNSRETDLETLIMLKKWMSCSERDLDEAIYCTDQFLLENNQKVSYLNDSNSMEQMLDSVSRRWIKILGRNKDKLAQEIKQSKELVFLIRKSASEELSKEEKEKVKTQFMDIAKSMPALAIFLLPGGALLLPIVLKIIPNLVPSAFKDNELEE; this is translated from the coding sequence ATGCTTAACTTTGCTTCCATGTTCGCTCCCGGTTCTAAAGGATGGATTGCCAAATACTTGCAGTTGATAGAGGCAGGTGAGCTTTCTGTTGACTTGAAGAAACCGGCAGATCTGACACGTGCAGAATTCAATCATTACACACTTTCCCAAACAGGAATAATCTTCGGTTACCCGTCCAAATTGTTGTTCGGAAAGAACCTGGATACCTCCAAATGGACACACGATGAACAGCTGACCGTTCTTCTTTTTGAATCCCTGTTGTTTACACATATGAACATCCAGGGAAGAACAAAGCTGCGGGCAGATGAATTTTTGAACGATCTGAATATTTTCTATAAGAAACACCGCGTTCAGTCACTTTCGTCCGTTCTGACCTTTTTCCTGAAGGAAAGTGCTTCGGAGAAAATTGAGCGCATCCTGGAAAAACGTACCGATGTTCCCAAAAATCTGACGAATACCAAATCGTGGATGAGTTATTTCAACAACTCCTTCATTTATCTGGACGTAATCCTGTTCGAGGACTTCCTGAAGAACAAACGCAAACAAACGCTCGATTACCAGAAACTGGCACTTTTGGCCCTTGGTATTATCTCCATTTCCGCTTATTCGGACGGGGAAATCCAGGAGCACGAAAAGAACCTGTTCAATACCTTTTTACTATCGGCCGACCTGGATTCGGATGAGAAAGAATTGGCCAAACTGCGCTTCAGGGAAGGGATTACTTTGAATGAACTTACCTGCGACCTGGTAGATTCCTGGAACTTCAAACGTTATTTGCTGGATCTTTCGGTGCTTACGATGCACATGAACCAGAATTCGCGGGAGACGGACCTGGAAACCCTGATCATGCTGAAAAAATGGATGTCTTGTTCGGAACGTGATTTGGACGAAGCGATTTATTGTACGGACCAGTTCCTATTGGAAAACAACCAAAAAGTTTCGTACCTGAATGATTCGAATTCCATGGAACAAATGCTCGACAGTGTGTCGAGACGCTGGATCAAAATCCTTGGAAGAAATAAGGATAAACTGGCGCAGGAAATCAAACAGAGCAAGGAATTGGTATTCCTGATCCGCAAATCTGCTTCGGAAGAACTCAGCAAAGAAGAGAAGGAAAAAGTCAAAACCCAGTTTATGGATATCGCGAAATCCATGCCGGCACTGGCAATTTTCTTATTGCCCGGCGGAGCATTGTTGTTGCCCATTGTTTTGAAAATCATCCCCAACCTGGTTCCGTCTGCCTTTAAGGACAACGAACTGGAAGAATAA
- a CDS encoding peroxiredoxin produces the protein MMALRLGDTAPNFTANTSNGTIDFHEFLGDSWGILFSHPADFTPVCTTELGKTAKLTNEFIARNTKVLALSVDGVDSHHEWIKDINETQDTQVNFPIIADEDRSIAELYDMIHPNASATLTVRSLFIIAPDKTIKLMITYPASTGRNFQEILRVLDSLQLTANYSVATPADWKHGEDVVVVPAIKTEDIPAKFPKGFKEVKPYLRLTPQPNI, from the coding sequence ATTATGGCACTAAGACTCGGCGACACAGCACCAAACTTTACAGCAAACACTAGTAACGGAACGATTGATTTCCATGAATTCCTGGGAGATTCCTGGGGAATTTTGTTCTCGCATCCGGCGGATTTTACACCGGTTTGTACCACAGAATTAGGGAAAACGGCCAAATTAACCAACGAGTTTATCGCCCGGAATACCAAAGTTCTGGCCCTTTCGGTAGACGGAGTTGATTCACACCACGAATGGATCAAGGACATCAATGAAACACAGGATACACAGGTCAACTTTCCGATTATTGCAGACGAAGACCGCAGTATTGCAGAGTTATACGACATGATCCACCCGAACGCTTCAGCAACTTTGACGGTTCGTTCATTGTTCATCATTGCCCCTGATAAAACGATCAAGTTAATGATTACCTATCCGGCATCTACCGGAAGAAACTTCCAGGAGATTTTACGGGTACTGGATTCCTTGCAATTGACGGCTAATTACAGCGTTGCCACTCCGGCAGACTGGAAACACGGGGAAGATGTAGTAGTAGTTCCGGCAATTAAAACAGAAGATATCCCGGCAAAATTCCCGAAAGGGTTCAAAGAGGTGAAACCTTATTTGCGTTTAACTCCTCAACCGAATATCTGA
- a CDS encoding DUF4395 domain-containing protein: protein MEKAGLSCPVNDKQVNEFVIRMVAMQVIFIAVTALYFQNALIAGLLLIDFGTRAFGFSQFSPLKYIAQKTVTHFHLGYKATNEAPKKFAAGVGFVVVGLFITLLLLEYAIPASIIGGLLILFAGLESVFGICVGCMMYQQLARFRWFNSF from the coding sequence ATGGAAAAGGCAGGATTAAGCTGCCCCGTGAATGACAAACAAGTCAATGAGTTTGTTATCCGGATGGTAGCCATGCAGGTCATTTTTATTGCGGTTACGGCACTGTATTTTCAGAATGCCTTGATCGCCGGTTTACTGTTGATCGATTTTGGAACGCGTGCGTTTGGATTCAGTCAATTTTCTCCTTTAAAATATATTGCCCAAAAAACGGTGACCCATTTTCACCTGGGTTATAAAGCCACCAATGAAGCTCCCAAAAAGTTTGCAGCAGGCGTTGGTTTTGTCGTCGTAGGGCTTTTCATTACTTTATTATTACTGGAATATGCTATTCCGGCAAGTATTATAGGCGGACTGCTGATTCTTTTTGCAGGATTGGAATCCGTTTTTGGAATTTGTGTCGGTTGTATGATGTATCAGCAACTGGCACGGTTTCGTTGGTTCAATTCGTTTTGA
- the infB gene encoding translation initiation factor IF-2 yields MSGKTQRLGKAAGELNVGISTIVDFLASKGQAIDSNPNTKLDPEQYDMLRTQFAADQNLKEQSKMTAVKREKRETITLRDIKEEPKSHDDEDDFDANEAKTAPAVTPKVETPKAEEKTETPAPAVEKPAEEPKPKAEEPAAQQADGGIQVIGKIDLDKLNTKTRPDKRKKEDGPIDKSDYPKPPVAPAVPEKEEVKAKETPAPEPEAPKEIETIRVERQKLSGPTVLGKIELPVEKPKSVGSSRPGDDRKKRKRIKKVDVAKTPGSNPQGGQGGQGGNRPGGPGQGQGGNRPGGGNFNRGGNNFRKGPIDKPAVSEQDIQKEIKDTLARLSSQGGKSKASKNRRAKRDDRAQRRELEQMEAELQEKILKLTEFVTVSELASMMSVSPTQVISACMSLGIFASINQRLDAETIQIVAEEFGFETEFVSADVQEAIPEVEDKEEDLIERPPIITVMGHVDHGKTSLLDKIRNANVTAGEAGGITQHIGAYSVTLKDGRKMTFLDTPGHEAFTAMRARGAQVTDVAIIIVAADDDVMPQTKEAISHAQAANVPMVFAINKIDKPGANPDKIREQLSAMNILVEEWGGKYQCQEISAKQNLNIDELLDKVLLEAEILHLRANPNKNAVGTVIESSLDKGKGYVTNMLVHAGTMKVGDVILVGRNYGRVRAMHDEHGIALKEAGPAQPVSVLGINGAPSAGDTFHVMDDEREAKAIATKREQLYREQGLRTNKHITLDEIGRRLAIGDFKELNLIVKGDVDGSIEALSDSLLRLSTEEIQVNIVHKGVGAITEADVNLASASDAIVIGFQVRPSVAARKLAEQEQIDIRLYSIIYKAIEELKAAMEGMLSPDIEEKVIGTAEIRETFEITKVGTIAGCYVMDGVIKRTSKVRVIRDGIVIHTGVLGSLKRFKDDVREVKNNYECGLNIDKFNDIKIGDLVEAYEEVEVARKL; encoded by the coding sequence ATGTCTGGTAAAACACAGCGTTTAGGAAAAGCAGCAGGAGAATTGAATGTAGGGATCTCTACGATCGTCGACTTTTTGGCGTCGAAGGGGCAGGCTATTGACTCCAATCCAAATACGAAGTTGGATCCGGAGCAGTATGATATGTTGCGCACTCAATTTGCAGCTGACCAAAATTTAAAGGAGCAATCCAAAATGACGGCGGTTAAAAGAGAGAAACGCGAAACAATTACTTTGCGCGACATCAAAGAAGAACCGAAGTCTCACGACGACGAGGATGATTTTGATGCAAACGAGGCAAAAACTGCACCGGCTGTTACTCCGAAAGTTGAAACTCCAAAAGCAGAGGAGAAAACAGAAACTCCTGCACCTGCTGTTGAGAAACCAGCTGAAGAACCGAAACCAAAAGCGGAAGAGCCGGCTGCTCAGCAAGCTGATGGTGGAATTCAGGTGATTGGTAAGATCGACCTGGATAAGTTGAATACGAAAACAAGACCGGACAAGCGCAAGAAAGAGGATGGGCCGATCGATAAAAGCGATTATCCGAAACCTCCGGTAGCACCGGCTGTTCCCGAAAAAGAAGAAGTGAAAGCGAAGGAAACTCCGGCACCGGAACCTGAAGCTCCAAAAGAAATAGAAACCATCCGTGTGGAAAGACAAAAATTGTCCGGACCTACGGTATTGGGTAAAATTGAATTGCCTGTTGAAAAACCAAAATCAGTTGGTTCTTCCCGTCCGGGTGACGACCGCAAGAAACGCAAGCGCATCAAGAAAGTAGATGTGGCTAAAACTCCTGGGTCAAATCCACAGGGAGGTCAGGGCGGACAAGGCGGAAATCGTCCGGGTGGACCTGGACAAGGCCAGGGTGGAAACCGTCCGGGTGGAGGAAACTTCAACCGCGGTGGAAACAACTTCCGAAAAGGACCTATTGACAAACCGGCAGTTTCCGAACAGGACATCCAAAAAGAAATTAAAGATACATTGGCTCGTTTATCTTCCCAGGGAGGTAAATCGAAAGCATCCAAGAATCGTCGTGCAAAACGGGATGACCGCGCTCAACGTCGTGAATTGGAACAAATGGAAGCAGAACTACAGGAAAAAATCTTGAAGTTGACAGAGTTCGTTACCGTGTCAGAATTGGCATCGATGATGAGCGTTTCCCCGACACAGGTTATTTCGGCTTGTATGTCACTGGGAATCTTTGCTTCCATCAACCAGCGTTTGGATGCTGAAACGATCCAGATCGTAGCTGAAGAATTCGGGTTCGAAACAGAATTCGTTTCTGCAGACGTTCAGGAAGCCATTCCGGAAGTAGAAGACAAAGAAGAAGATTTGATCGAACGTCCGCCGATTATTACGGTAATGGGACACGTTGACCACGGTAAAACTTCCTTGTTGGATAAAATCCGTAATGCGAACGTAACAGCTGGTGAAGCCGGGGGAATTACCCAGCACATCGGGGCTTACTCCGTGACATTGAAAGACGGTCGCAAGATGACGTTCTTAGATACACCGGGTCACGAAGCCTTTACCGCGATGCGTGCACGTGGTGCGCAGGTAACCGACGTTGCCATTATCATTGTAGCAGCGGATGATGATGTGATGCCTCAAACGAAAGAAGCAATCTCTCACGCCCAGGCAGCTAACGTACCAATGGTATTTGCGATCAATAAAATTGATAAACCAGGTGCAAACCCTGATAAAATCCGCGAACAGCTTTCTGCCATGAATATCCTGGTAGAAGAATGGGGTGGAAAATACCAATGCCAGGAAATTTCTGCCAAGCAGAACCTGAACATCGACGAACTGTTGGATAAAGTATTGCTGGAGGCAGAAATCCTTCACTTACGCGCAAATCCGAACAAGAATGCGGTTGGAACCGTGATCGAATCCTCTTTGGATAAAGGAAAAGGTTACGTCACAAACATGTTGGTTCACGCAGGAACCATGAAAGTCGGAGATGTGATATTGGTAGGACGAAACTACGGACGTGTGCGTGCAATGCACGATGAGCATGGAATTGCTTTGAAAGAAGCAGGTCCTGCACAACCGGTATCTGTTTTGGGTATCAACGGTGCGCCTTCCGCGGGAGACACATTCCACGTGATGGACGATGAGCGCGAAGCGAAAGCAATTGCTACGAAACGTGAGCAGTTGTACCGTGAGCAAGGTCTTCGTACCAACAAGCACATTACTTTGGATGAGATCGGTCGCCGTTTGGCAATCGGAGATTTCAAGGAATTGAACCTGATCGTAAAAGGGGACGTGGACGGATCCATCGAAGCACTATCCGATTCCTTATTGAGACTTTCTACAGAGGAAATCCAGGTGAACATCGTTCACAAAGGAGTGGGTGCCATTACCGAAGCCGATGTAAACTTAGCATCTGCATCTGATGCGATTGTGATCGGATTCCAGGTAAGACCATCTGTTGCAGCCCGTAAATTGGCAGAACAGGAACAAATTGATATCCGTCTTTACTCGATTATCTACAAAGCAATCGAAGAATTGAAAGCAGCAATGGAAGGAATGTTATCTCCGGATATCGAAGAGAAGGTAATCGGTACGGCAGAAATCCGCGAAACGTTCGAGATCACGAAAGTGGGTACGATTGCAGGATGTTACGTCATGGACGGAGTTATCAAGCGTACTTCCAAAGTGCGTGTTATCCGCGACGGAATCGTTATCCATACAGGAGTTCTCGGATCATTGAAACGTTTCAAAGACGATGTACGTGAAGTGAAGAACAACTACGAATGTGGTTTGAACATCGACAAGTTCAACGATATCAAAATCGGTGACTTGGTTGAAGCTTACGAAGAAGTAGAAGTTGCAAGAAAATTGTAA
- the nusA gene encoding transcription termination factor NusA has product MNSLELVESFSEFKELKSIDKQTMQHVLEDVFRAMLKKKFNTDEHIDVIVNIDKGDVQIFVNKEIVADGEVEDQNTEIAYSDAIKIEPDFEIGEEVSEEFRFADFGRRNILSLRQNLISRILELEKDHLYKKYKERIGEIITGEVYQVWKKEIMVLDDENNELILPKSEQIPSDYFKKGESIRAVVSKVDMRNSSPVIILSRIAPEFLERLFELEVPEVFDGLITIKRIVREPGERAKVAVESYDDRIDPVGACVGMKGSRIHGIVRELRNENIDVINFTNNPKLFIQRALSPAKITNIEIDEEEKRASVFLKPDQVSLAIGKGGYNIRLAGRLSGYEIDVFRDGESDNEDVDLEEFADEIDSWILDELKAVGCDTAKSVLELTVEDLVQRTDLEEETIQEVLRILRSEFE; this is encoded by the coding sequence ATGAACAGCTTGGAACTAGTAGAATCGTTTTCCGAGTTCAAAGAACTCAAAAGCATCGACAAACAAACGATGCAGCACGTTTTGGAAGACGTATTTCGTGCCATGTTGAAGAAAAAATTCAACACAGATGAGCACATCGATGTGATTGTAAACATTGATAAAGGAGACGTTCAGATTTTCGTGAACAAGGAAATTGTTGCTGACGGAGAAGTAGAAGATCAAAACACAGAGATCGCTTATTCGGATGCTATCAAGATCGAGCCTGATTTTGAGATTGGTGAAGAAGTATCGGAAGAATTCCGTTTTGCGGATTTCGGACGCAGAAACATCTTGTCGCTTCGTCAGAATTTGATCTCCCGTATCCTTGAATTGGAAAAAGATCATTTGTACAAGAAATACAAAGAGCGTATCGGTGAGATTATCACAGGTGAAGTTTACCAGGTTTGGAAGAAAGAGATCATGGTATTGGATGATGAAAACAATGAGTTGATCCTTCCGAAATCAGAGCAGATTCCATCTGATTACTTCAAAAAAGGAGAATCTATCCGTGCGGTTGTTTCGAAAGTTGACATGCGTAACAGTTCTCCGGTAATTATCCTTTCGCGTATCGCACCGGAATTCCTGGAGCGTTTATTCGAACTGGAAGTTCCTGAGGTATTCGACGGTTTGATTACCATCAAGCGTATCGTTCGTGAACCGGGAGAAAGAGCAAAAGTTGCAGTAGAATCTTACGACGATCGTATTGACCCGGTTGGAGCATGTGTTGGTATGAAAGGTTCCCGTATCCACGGAATCGTTCGTGAGTTGCGCAATGAGAACATTGACGTGATCAATTTCACAAACAACCCGAAATTGTTCATTCAGCGTGCATTGTCACCGGCAAAAATTACCAATATCGAAATCGACGAAGAAGAAAAGCGTGCATCCGTATTCTTAAAGCCGGACCAGGTGTCTCTGGCAATCGGAAAAGGAGGTTACAATATTCGTTTGGCAGGAAGATTATCCGGATACGAAATTGACGTATTCCGCGATGGTGAATCTGACAATGAAGACGTTGACTTAGAAGAATTTGCAGATGAAATCGACAGCTGGATCCTGGACGAATTGAAAGCAGTTGGTTGTGATACAGCGAAATCTGTATTGGAATTGACCGTAGAAGATTTGGTTCAGCGTACAGACCTGGAAGAAGAAACAATACAGGAAGTATTGCGCATCCTTCGCTCAGAATTTGAGTAG
- the rimP gene encoding ribosome assembly cofactor RimP, whose product MISKQTVRQLAEERIKDRDERLFIVELTISASNVIRLELDKTEGNVSIEDCMSVSRNIEHNLDREDADFELHVSSAGLDKPLRVHAQYVKNIGRDLDVKLKSKEKTTGTLIAVDEAGIVLKREEKQAIEGKKKKELVVIENKIAFSDINEAKIVISFK is encoded by the coding sequence ATGATTTCAAAACAAACAGTAAGGCAATTAGCAGAAGAACGGATCAAAGACCGCGACGAACGCTTGTTTATCGTGGAGCTGACGATCAGTGCTTCGAATGTGATTCGCCTGGAGTTGGACAAAACAGAAGGAAATGTTTCGATCGAAGACTGCATGTCGGTTTCGAGAAATATTGAGCACAACCTGGACCGTGAAGATGCTGATTTTGAATTGCATGTTTCTTCCGCCGGATTGGACAAGCCGTTGCGCGTGCATGCACAGTATGTGAAAAACATCGGGCGCGACCTGGACGTGAAATTGAAATCAAAAGAAAAAACAACGGGAACACTCATTGCTGTAGATGAAGCCGGAATTGTTCTGAAACGCGAAGAAAAACAGGCAATTGAAGGTAAAAAGAAAAAGGAACTGGTGGTGATTGAGAACAAGATCGCCTTTTCAGATATAAACGAAGCAAAAATTGTTATTTCATTTAAATAA
- a CDS encoding aldose 1-epimerase family protein → MNTSVILQNQSHNAEISLHGAELIFYGNKISGNMLWSKQTDHWNRVAPNLFPIVGRLLGDSYSIGGKTYAMSQHGFARDNAFEVVEKSDTIARLRLISLPKSMDVYPYFFVFEVCYVLTENGIVVSYETQNTGKEPMYYSVGGHPAFYLEESLENYYLEFDVEVPLNRQELEGSYFSGKTIHYGVSDRLPLNDELFEKDAFVLKAPGFSSVSLKHRSGKTLVRMKCDSWIAIGFWTKKGAPFICIEPWWGWADDVHATRKLEEKAGIRQLNPGEKERLEYSIENG, encoded by the coding sequence ATGAATACATCCGTCATACTTCAAAATCAATCGCACAACGCAGAGATCAGCCTGCATGGCGCTGAGCTCATTTTCTACGGCAACAAAATAAGCGGAAACATGCTCTGGTCCAAACAAACGGATCACTGGAACCGCGTAGCGCCAAATCTTTTTCCGATTGTAGGAAGGCTGCTCGGTGATTCATACAGCATCGGGGGGAAAACGTACGCGATGAGCCAGCACGGGTTTGCGCGCGACAACGCATTTGAGGTTGTGGAAAAAAGTGATACGATCGCCCGCCTTCGCCTGATTTCACTGCCCAAATCGATGGATGTCTATCCGTATTTTTTCGTGTTTGAGGTTTGCTATGTTTTGACTGAAAACGGGATTGTTGTTTCCTACGAAACTCAGAACACCGGAAAAGAACCTATGTATTATTCCGTTGGTGGACATCCCGCTTTTTACCTGGAAGAATCCCTTGAAAATTACTACCTGGAATTTGATGTGGAAGTGCCGCTCAACAGACAGGAACTGGAAGGAAGTTACTTTTCAGGGAAAACAATCCATTACGGAGTTTCCGATCGGTTACCACTGAATGATGAACTGTTCGAAAAAGATGCGTTCGTGCTGAAGGCTCCGGGATTTTCCTCCGTCAGTTTAAAACACAGAAGCGGAAAAACCCTTGTGCGGATGAAGTGTGATTCCTGGATAGCAATCGGTTTCTGGACAAAAAAAGGCGCTCCGTTTATTTGCATTGAACCCTGGTGGGGCTGGGCAGATGATGTGCATGCAACCCGAAAACTGGAAGAGAAAGCGGGAATAAGACAATTAAACCCGGGAGAAAAGGAACGGTTGGAGTATTCAATTGAAAATGGATAA
- a CDS encoding hemolysin family protein: MDPAVIIILASLLFSAYSSGMEIAFVSSNRLKVELDRGKNSWYSKLLDVFYGNDGHFLATLLIANNVGIVVFGMYMADSLDPLIDSWGIRQEYLIVLLQTIISTLFVLTIAEFFPKVIFQINPNGIFRLGAAPMFLIYWILYIPTKLIVWMSNGLLRLFGIRAEQSETVLSRIDLQHFVQDVNDRMEDEADLGNEIQILQNALDFSKIKARDCMVPRMEIEAIDVEESIENLLAKFVETRLSKLLLYRDSVDNIIGYVHSYELFKKPATITQILRPISFVPEAMPGKELLELFTKKSQSIAVVVDEYGGTSGVVTIEDVIEQIFGEIEDEHDDETWLEEQIDETTYRFSARAEISYLNRTYGLKLPESDSYETLGGLVIHELEAIPQGGEEVEVENWVLIVEEVTDRRIEIIRLTQQ; the protein is encoded by the coding sequence ATGGACCCTGCCGTCATTATAATCCTCGCATCGCTGCTATTTTCTGCATATTCTTCAGGAATGGAAATTGCTTTTGTTTCCTCCAATCGCCTGAAAGTAGAATTGGATCGCGGAAAGAATTCCTGGTACAGTAAATTATTGGATGTTTTCTACGGGAATGACGGTCATTTCCTGGCAACACTGCTGATTGCAAACAATGTAGGAATCGTTGTTTTCGGGATGTACATGGCTGACAGCCTGGATCCGCTGATCGATTCCTGGGGAATCAGGCAGGAATACCTGATCGTGTTGCTTCAGACCATCATTTCAACCTTGTTTGTGCTGACGATTGCTGAGTTTTTCCCGAAAGTTATTTTCCAGATCAATCCGAATGGGATTTTCCGGTTGGGAGCAGCGCCGATGTTCCTGATTTATTGGATTTTGTACATTCCTACCAAGCTGATCGTTTGGATGAGCAACGGATTATTGCGTCTCTTCGGTATTCGCGCCGAGCAATCCGAAACAGTACTTTCACGGATCGATCTGCAGCATTTTGTACAGGATGTAAACGACCGCATGGAAGACGAAGCGGATTTGGGAAATGAGATCCAGATCCTGCAAAACGCATTGGATTTTTCGAAGATCAAGGCCCGTGATTGCATGGTTCCACGCATGGAGATTGAAGCAATTGATGTGGAGGAAAGCATTGAAAACCTGCTGGCAAAGTTCGTGGAAACAAGGCTTTCCAAATTGCTTTTGTACCGCGATTCTGTCGATAATATCATCGGCTATGTCCACTCTTACGAATTATTCAAAAAGCCGGCAACTATCACTCAGATTCTGAGGCCAATTTCCTTTGTTCCGGAAGCAATGCCCGGGAAAGAGTTGTTGGAGTTGTTCACGAAGAAAAGCCAGTCTATTGCTGTCGTTGTGGATGAATACGGCGGAACTTCCGGTGTGGTAACGATTGAAGATGTGATCGAACAGATTTTCGGTGAAATTGAAGATGAGCATGACGATGAAACCTGGCTGGAAGAGCAAATCGATGAAACAACTTACCGTTTTTCGGCCCGTGCAGAAATCTCCTATCTGAACAGGACTTACGGGTTAAAATTGCCGGAATCTGACTCCTATGAAACGCTCGGAGGCTTGGTGATCCATGAGTTGGAAGCCATTCCGCAGGGCGGAGAAGAAGTAGAAGTCGAGAATTGGGTGTTGATCGTGGAAGAAGTCACCGACCGGCGCATCGAAATCATACGGCTCACTCAGCAATAA